In Quercus robur chromosome 10, dhQueRobu3.1, whole genome shotgun sequence, a genomic segment contains:
- the LOC126704102 gene encoding uncharacterized protein LOC126704102, giving the protein MPPVRSEATTVRWSPPSENQVKINFDGALFGESDSAGIGVVIRNSERVVMAVLSEKIVKPQAAEMVEILAARRVVLFSRESGFYDPVFEGDSSTVIKSLQDRIVSHAQGGHILKDILSHLNSFQSCSFSHIGRQGNAVAHALTQRARLSFPLEVWMESVPPDISSFVRFDLRV; this is encoded by the coding sequence ATGCCACCCGTGAGAAGTGAAGCAACAACAGTCCGATGGAGTCCACCAAGTGAAAACCAGGTGAAAATAAACTTTGATGGTGCTCTGTTTGGAGAGTCAGACAGCGCAGGGATTGGTGTGGTGATTCGGAACTCGGAGAGAGTGGTTATGGCTGTGCTATCTGAAAAAATTGTGAAGCCACAAGCAGCGGAAATGGTGGAGATTTTAGCTGCCCGACGTGTAGTGCTTTTCTCTAGAGAATCGGGTTTCTACGATCCAGTTTTTGAAGGGGACTCTTCTACTGTTATCAAGTCTCTTCAGGATAGAATTGTGTCTCACGCCCAGGGAGGGCACATTTTAAAAGACATTTTGTCTCACTTAAACTCTTTTCAGAGTTGTTCATTCTCTCATATTGGTAGGCAAGGAAATGCAGTAGCGCATGCCTTAACCCAGAGAGCTAGATTATCTTTTCCCTTAGAGGTCTGGATGGAGTCTGTTCCTCCAGACATCTCTTCTTTTGTACGGTTCGACCTTCGAGTTTAA